The following are encoded in a window of Paenibacillaceae bacterium GAS479 genomic DNA:
- a CDS encoding transcriptional attenuator, LytR family, with product MSLKRRRVLIGVLSVFLVAGAAAFGFGLYFYNSIKSTANKVYEPTKRPVYVSKDNGIQPAAESVPSDNLPFTVLVMGVDERKNDVGRADTMMVLAVNPEKNDVIMLSIPRDTRTTIVGRDMEDKINHAYAFGGVTMAVQTVESFLDYPVDYYVKVNMEGFEKVVDLLGGVKVDNSFTFTYEGQTFEKGELLLSGEQALLYSRMRYDDPRGDFGRQNRQRDIIQQVMKNALTVSSLTKASGMLEQIGSNVKTDISFDRMKDLLMNYRPKIEGISQQEITGRGTRIGGIYYYMVDQAERNRVHDLIKEHQQQGKAALQ from the coding sequence ATGAGCCTGAAACGGAGACGAGTTTTGATTGGCGTCCTTTCGGTTTTTCTTGTTGCTGGGGCGGCAGCATTCGGTTTTGGTTTGTACTTTTACAATTCCATTAAAAGCACCGCCAACAAGGTGTATGAACCGACGAAACGTCCGGTTTATGTGAGCAAGGATAATGGAATTCAGCCTGCAGCTGAATCGGTTCCCTCTGACAATCTTCCATTCACCGTTTTGGTAATGGGAGTTGACGAGCGGAAAAATGATGTGGGACGGGCCGATACGATGATGGTGCTCGCCGTCAATCCAGAGAAAAACGATGTAATCATGCTGAGTATCCCACGAGATACAAGGACGACGATTGTCGGCCGAGACATGGAAGATAAGATTAACCACGCTTACGCCTTTGGAGGCGTAACGATGGCAGTACAGACAGTAGAGAGCTTCCTCGACTATCCGGTGGACTACTACGTGAAGGTCAATATGGAAGGTTTTGAGAAAGTGGTTGATCTGCTTGGCGGCGTGAAAGTAGACAATTCGTTCACCTTTACTTATGAGGGTCAAACGTTCGAAAAGGGTGAATTGTTGCTAAGCGGCGAGCAGGCGTTACTCTACTCCCGTATGCGCTACGACGATCCACGGGGCGACTTTGGGCGGCAGAACCGTCAACGCGACATTATCCAGCAAGTAATGAAAAATGCGCTCACTGTCAGTAGCTTGACCAAGGCCAGCGGCATGCTGGAGCAGATCGGAAGCAATGTGAAAACGGATATCTCGTTTGACAGGATGAAGGATCTGCTCATGAACTACCGCCCGAAAATCGAAGGGATCTCTCAGCAGGAAATCACGGGCCGAGGTACAAGAATCGGCGGCATCTATTACTACATGGTTGATCAGGCAGAGCGAAACCGCGTACACGACTTGATCAAAGAGCATCAGCAGCAAGGAAAGGCAGCGCTGCAGTAA
- a CDS encoding Uncharacterised nucleotidyltransferase: MKTSEAIRLLNQIYGKEKTLWRSDLNWEKAWEDIRDSFTGSQFYHLLQSRNLLEQIPAWLHGELKAESERVLFQNMLIRAEQRKLLRAFEKEGIPLITLKGIRMAERFFGHFAARPTTDMDVLVRPADLERASALLQKLSFVESEQPDEDHFHLLFNKFYDNPMFPFLAVELHWSILRSHGHETDMESLWSRTMPLSGYNHIFELNDEDCLYHTALHGFNHQMLSMKYIVDVAQILDRTWDTFSYESLWDKARQDGNLAKLTAVLSLVYRLCPALQWIKPMDRKRRWPLWSERLMREAGIGVKSRRYYLFRFFSVFVTYDKPAAMLSHFKYLFLPPADYARSQFREDKSGSLLSLYFRIYRLRLKHLLGKRARAGTKELDTP; encoded by the coding sequence ATGAAAACGAGCGAAGCGATCCGCTTGCTGAATCAGATATATGGAAAGGAAAAGACGCTGTGGCGAAGCGACTTGAACTGGGAAAAGGCTTGGGAGGATATCCGAGACTCTTTCACCGGCAGTCAATTCTACCATCTGCTACAAAGCCGGAACCTGCTGGAGCAAATACCCGCATGGCTCCATGGGGAGTTGAAGGCGGAATCGGAGCGCGTCCTGTTCCAGAATATGCTGATTCGGGCAGAGCAGAGGAAGCTTTTGCGGGCATTTGAGAAAGAGGGCATTCCGCTCATCACTCTCAAAGGCATCCGCATGGCGGAGCGTTTCTTCGGCCACTTCGCGGCAAGACCAACGACCGATATGGATGTGCTCGTTCGGCCGGCGGATCTGGAACGGGCGTCTGCGCTGTTGCAGAAGCTGAGTTTCGTGGAAAGCGAGCAGCCCGATGAAGATCACTTTCACCTGCTGTTCAACAAATTTTATGATAATCCGATGTTCCCTTTCCTGGCGGTGGAGCTTCACTGGAGCATTTTACGCTCGCATGGCCATGAGACGGATATGGAGTCGTTATGGAGCCGAACGATGCCGTTATCCGGCTACAACCATATCTTCGAGCTGAATGATGAAGACTGTCTCTACCATACTGCCCTGCATGGCTTCAATCACCAAATGCTCTCTATGAAGTACATCGTCGACGTTGCTCAGATCCTCGACCGCACCTGGGATACTTTCTCGTATGAGTCGCTATGGGATAAGGCGCGCCAAGACGGCAATCTTGCCAAGTTGACAGCCGTGCTATCGCTCGTATATCGGCTTTGTCCGGCTTTGCAATGGATCAAACCGATGGATCGCAAGAGGCGCTGGCCCCTCTGGAGCGAGCGTCTTATGCGCGAGGCCGGAATTGGTGTCAAAAGCCGCCGGTACTATCTGTTCCGTTTTTTCTCCGTCTTTGTGACCTATGACAAGCCGGCAGCCATGCTCAGTCACTTCAAGTATTTATTTTTGCCGCCAGCGGATTATGCGCGCTCCCAGTTCAGGGAAGATAAAAGCGGTTCTTTGTTGTCCCTGTATTTTCGAATCTATCGGCTCCGGCTGAAGCATTTGCTGGGTAAGCGCGCTCGAGCCGGCACAAAGGAGCTTGATACCCCATGA
- a CDS encoding S-layer homology domain-containing protein, giving the protein MSRIKVAQKVVKYSVAVSLVAGSFVGIPLSTSGVWGILGIEKVSASESDQGMNEAMKRLETLRNALDEQGKANLKTALKNLQDISNSYKYDLISPVFGKLNLTVDQRNVLADLAMELLYAQYDVEGKFLENIRNNESYRKVLVELSQKAGLDTSLTLKEAIAYGSQVEEAMKKKLLALSASELAALKSDGAKQDEFASQVLETLVSDQNSPVNQFFAAYNIGAKDLIAVKTNVRVAITTTVFDAATSSLIKAYFKILDLDDTPDTNVPPPIYVPPYFGDNSISVLENKLNALLTKLDNATSKEKEELVKEAIKLALDEIKKYQSFDASKAIKVDGNTATVNLGAELIDALDKAKKVADSLNSFLQAAKSSEKLPSIPFTIELGKIAQEKINVDVSEAAMQKWGQSPFTALEISLNGMKVAFSNVDEFRKAFSFTIGQYSPAKYPELQQVKTVSSVYDFDLSLGGNTVTSFVYPVSLSIPVSQVSGVDPELLSLALLDNGTLKFQGGDIKDGYLVESRSHFSSYVVVENKVAFNDIASVKPWAGRQIEVLAAKGAIEGRGNGAFVPKGTVTRAEFAKMLIHAFNLDVQAPSGGFKDVSANAWYADYVDAAVSKGIIYGRTSSTFAPNAPITRAEMATMVSRALKAAGKVKKEASEESLAEFKDASSISPSLKQGAALAASLNIVIGDNDFFKPNANASRAEAAVMIYRALNV; this is encoded by the coding sequence GTGAGTAGGATTAAAGTCGCACAGAAAGTAGTCAAATATTCCGTTGCGGTAAGTTTGGTAGCGGGGAGTTTTGTTGGTATTCCGTTGTCGACCTCTGGAGTTTGGGGGATTTTGGGGATTGAAAAAGTGTCCGCATCGGAATCGGACCAGGGCATGAACGAAGCCATGAAAAGACTAGAAACTCTTAGAAATGCTCTGGACGAGCAGGGGAAAGCAAATTTAAAGACCGCCCTGAAAAATCTTCAAGATATTTCTAATAGCTACAAGTATGATTTAATCAGTCCAGTATTCGGAAAGCTTAATCTGACAGTGGATCAGAGAAATGTACTGGCTGATTTGGCGATGGAGCTTCTATATGCTCAATATGACGTAGAAGGTAAATTCCTAGAAAATATTAGGAACAATGAGAGCTACCGCAAGGTGTTAGTAGAACTGTCCCAAAAAGCGGGTCTGGACACTTCGCTTACTCTTAAAGAGGCTATTGCATACGGAAGTCAAGTTGAAGAAGCTATGAAAAAGAAGCTTCTTGCCTTGAGCGCATCTGAGTTAGCTGCTTTAAAATCGGATGGGGCTAAACAGGATGAATTTGCATCTCAAGTTCTTGAAACTCTTGTGAGTGACCAGAATAGCCCTGTCAACCAATTTTTCGCAGCTTACAATATCGGCGCGAAAGATCTGATAGCGGTCAAAACCAATGTTCGCGTGGCCATCACTACAACTGTTTTTGATGCTGCTACCAGTTCGTTGATCAAGGCTTACTTTAAGATTCTAGATTTGGATGACACACCTGATACAAATGTTCCGCCGCCGATTTATGTTCCACCGTATTTTGGCGATAACAGCATTTCGGTCCTTGAAAACAAATTGAATGCTCTGCTTACCAAATTGGATAATGCAACCAGTAAGGAAAAAGAAGAGCTCGTTAAAGAAGCGATTAAGCTTGCCCTCGACGAAATTAAAAAATACCAATCATTTGATGCTTCCAAAGCTATTAAAGTTGATGGAAATACAGCTACTGTCAATCTTGGAGCTGAACTCATCGATGCGCTGGATAAAGCTAAAAAGGTTGCAGATAGTTTGAATAGCTTCCTGCAAGCAGCCAAATCTTCGGAGAAGCTCCCAAGCATCCCGTTCACGATTGAACTCGGAAAAATCGCTCAAGAAAAAATTAATGTGGATGTATCAGAAGCTGCAATGCAAAAATGGGGTCAATCGCCATTTACAGCCCTGGAAATTTCACTAAACGGAATGAAAGTTGCTTTCTCCAATGTAGATGAATTCAGAAAAGCGTTCTCGTTTACGATTGGACAATACAGTCCGGCAAAATACCCGGAATTGCAGCAGGTTAAAACGGTTTCCTCTGTATATGATTTTGATCTTTCCCTCGGAGGAAACACCGTAACCAGCTTTGTTTACCCGGTCAGCCTGTCCATCCCAGTGAGTCAGGTTTCCGGAGTAGATCCGGAGCTGCTGAGCCTTGCCCTCCTTGACAATGGAACGTTGAAATTCCAGGGTGGTGACATTAAGGACGGCTATCTGGTCGAATCGCGCAGTCATTTCTCCTCTTATGTAGTTGTCGAGAATAAAGTTGCATTTAACGACATTGCTTCTGTCAAACCATGGGCGGGAAGACAGATTGAAGTTCTGGCTGCAAAAGGAGCCATCGAAGGCCGCGGCAATGGAGCTTTTGTTCCAAAAGGAACGGTAACTCGCGCTGAGTTTGCAAAAATGCTCATTCATGCATTCAATCTTGATGTCCAAGCTCCGTCAGGTGGTTTTAAGGATGTATCCGCAAATGCTTGGTATGCGGATTATGTTGATGCAGCAGTATCTAAAGGTATTATTTACGGACGTACATCTTCGACATTCGCGCCAAACGCTCCGATTACGCGTGCAGAAATGGCTACTATGGTCTCTCGTGCGCTAAAAGCAGCAGGTAAAGTGAAGAAAGAAGCGTCCGAAGAAAGCCTCGCTGAATTCAAGGATGCTTCGAGCATCAGCCCTTCGCTCAAACAAGGCGCAGCGCTTGCAGCAAGTCTTAATATCGTTATTGGTGATAACGACTTCTTCAAACCTAATGCCAACGCATCCCGCGCTGAAGCGGCTGTAATGATCTACCGTGCACTGAACGTTTAA
- a CDS encoding Coenzyme PQQ synthesis protein D (PqqD) gives MTVLTNQLLQRQEFIETAELDGEWVLLDLDSHSITKVNEMGGYIWELLENSQTISQLTDRIASEYDADRAQVQSDVEAYVAELIRVGLITHENE, from the coding sequence ATGACTGTACTGACGAATCAGCTTCTGCAGAGGCAGGAATTTATTGAAACGGCGGAGCTTGACGGGGAGTGGGTGCTGCTTGATCTGGACAGCCACTCCATTACGAAAGTGAATGAGATGGGCGGTTACATCTGGGAGCTGCTCGAAAACTCTCAAACAATCTCTCAGTTGACGGATCGTATCGCTTCTGAATATGATGCGGATCGCGCACAGGTTCAATCGGATGTGGAGGCATACGTAGCGGAGCTGATCCGTGTTGGACTGATTACACATGAAAATGAATAA
- a CDS encoding signal peptidase I, translating to MKMNNLDGNLAPMVAALLDKRGSMELTSFGMSMYPLIQEGDVSRFVRVRAQDLEVGDICLFVSSSGILTGHRLVEIRDEESRRQYVFRGDTSYIADEPVAGEAILGLWTGVKRKRSGSEKMTNGKRGSTGLGELAAGSEKIASGKRDVSTGIGVQAAGSGKKATRGGSGAIGELAADGAGARSIEPERDHWLTPKHWRARLIRLLMLHLPIARKFTRKLGNWSMSRKPMYRAQSR from the coding sequence ATGAAAATGAATAACCTGGATGGCAATCTCGCCCCAATGGTCGCCGCACTTCTCGATAAGCGCGGCTCCATGGAGCTGACCTCCTTCGGTATGAGCATGTATCCCTTAATCCAGGAAGGCGATGTCAGCCGTTTTGTGCGAGTTCGCGCGCAGGATCTGGAGGTAGGGGATATATGCTTGTTTGTAAGCAGCAGCGGGATTCTGACCGGGCATCGTCTGGTCGAGATTCGGGATGAGGAGAGCCGCAGGCAGTATGTGTTTCGCGGGGATACGAGTTATATCGCAGACGAGCCCGTAGCGGGCGAAGCGATTCTTGGATTGTGGACCGGTGTGAAGCGTAAGCGATCTGGTAGTGAGAAAATGACTAACGGTAAGCGAGGTTCTACTGGACTCGGAGAGCTGGCGGCGGGCAGCGAGAAAATAGCTAGCGGTAAGCGAGATGTTTCTACAGGAATCGGTGTACAAGCAGCGGGCAGCGGAAAAAAGGCTACTAGGGGAGGCTCTGGAGCAATTGGAGAGTTAGCGGCGGACGGAGCAGGCGCGAGGAGCATCGAACCTGAACGAGATCATTGGTTAACCCCCAAGCACTGGAGAGCTAGGCTGATTCGCTTGCTTATGCTGCATCTGCCGATTGCGAGGAAGTTCACCCGCAAGCTCGGTAACTGGAGCATGTCTCGTAAGCCGATGTACCGCGCTCAATCGCGGTGA
- a CDS encoding ATP-binding cassette, subfamily B, with product MARTKVKGKSRFLEHRGVDGAGDVPKQRLTGAWLRLKADINEARQFQSYELVFTDREVVVVDEQERLQRRFPKGTIDEIELREGVAGGSLNLLTRDGMREAARFTLPHMEAYREAMPRITAWLDEPLPVPGVAAGVAVPGGAAGTDDAWPALHGQERAGEAGRAAAAPPEAGAPKLPPRVQRGAGSAGAADVRSTVGGADAAEPSGAAAGHHACRICGRRLWHRRTKCLRCSNKYMMVRRIMAYARPHRKLMIASGVLLLVSIVFELLPTYLMKLLIDNFTSGSGSPSVLMGIIIAMAAIHLVGTGVSMARSFIGLRFGGKLMGDIRKHAFEAIMRLSMSYFDRRQVSQFISRVQNDTEELKQFLTDGFIQFLSQVLMAVGVLGLLFYLNAPLTWMILIPVPFLAGGFLWLWPRIRIMWYSQWMSIMNVNNVIGEALQGIRVIKAFAQEKREKERFAKANDTLVKRMISMGNLWMSVSPLFSLVIAAFGLLVWYSGGKSVLQGGMSLGTLTAYASYLVMFFGPLQYFGASLNMINRVMGSAERIFELMDAASDTPDRGDAVQLTAVRGEIRFNGVRYGYDKSRAVLKDMDLTIKPGEMVGLVGPSGAGKSTLINLVCRFYDPDGGSITLDGIDLRDIAQESLRSRIGVVLQETFLFDGTIAQNIAYGKKDASPEEIIEAARLANAHGFICGLPEGYETQVGERGHRLSGGEKQRIAIARAVLLDPEILILDEATASVDTETERAIQEALARLVRGRTTIAIAHRLSTLRDADRLIVLEQGRIVETGTHEELYKSKRTYYRLVESQKQMTDTPSEVGI from the coding sequence ATGGCAAGAACAAAGGTGAAGGGAAAGAGCCGCTTTTTGGAACATAGAGGTGTCGATGGAGCGGGCGATGTACCGAAGCAGCGTTTGACCGGAGCCTGGCTCAGGCTGAAGGCGGACATTAACGAAGCTCGTCAGTTCCAGAGCTATGAGCTCGTATTCACCGACCGCGAAGTAGTGGTGGTCGATGAGCAGGAGCGGCTGCAAAGACGTTTCCCCAAAGGCACGATCGATGAGATCGAGCTTAGGGAAGGCGTTGCAGGCGGCTCGCTCAATTTGCTGACTCGCGACGGTATGCGCGAGGCAGCCAGGTTCACGCTTCCGCATATGGAAGCGTACCGCGAAGCCATGCCGCGAATAACGGCATGGCTGGATGAGCCACTCCCCGTACCGGGAGTGGCCGCTGGGGTTGCCGTGCCCGGCGGCGCAGCCGGCACGGATGATGCTTGGCCGGCGTTGCACGGCCAAGAGCGCGCCGGCGAAGCCGGGCGCGCAGCTGCGGCGCCGCCGGAGGCGGGCGCGCCAAAGCTGCCGCCGCGCGTGCAACGCGGCGCGGGCAGTGCCGGTGCCGCCGACGTGCGTAGCACCGTCGGCGGGGCCGATGCGGCCGAGCCTTCGGGCGCGGCCGCAGGGCATCACGCCTGCCGCATATGCGGCAGGCGGCTCTGGCATCGGCGGACCAAATGCCTCCGCTGCAGCAACAAGTACATGATGGTCCGCCGCATAATGGCTTATGCGCGTCCGCATCGCAAGCTTATGATCGCAAGCGGCGTGCTGTTGCTCGTCAGCATCGTTTTCGAGCTGCTGCCGACGTACCTCATGAAGCTGCTGATCGACAACTTCACTAGCGGCAGCGGCAGCCCATCGGTGTTGATGGGAATTATCATCGCGATGGCTGCCATCCATTTGGTCGGCACCGGGGTATCGATGGCGCGCAGCTTTATCGGCCTGCGCTTCGGCGGCAAGCTGATGGGCGATATCCGCAAGCATGCCTTTGAAGCGATTATGCGGCTTTCGATGAGTTATTTTGACCGGAGACAGGTTTCACAGTTCATCAGCCGCGTCCAAAATGACACCGAAGAACTAAAGCAGTTCCTCACCGATGGCTTCATTCAATTCCTCTCACAAGTGCTCATGGCCGTAGGCGTGTTAGGGCTATTATTCTACCTGAACGCTCCGCTGACATGGATGATTCTTATCCCTGTACCGTTTCTTGCCGGAGGATTCCTCTGGCTGTGGCCGCGTATTCGCATCATGTGGTACTCGCAATGGATGAGCATCATGAACGTGAACAACGTCATCGGCGAGGCGCTGCAAGGAATTCGTGTTATCAAAGCATTCGCACAGGAAAAGCGTGAGAAGGAACGATTCGCCAAGGCCAATGACACCTTGGTTAAACGTATGATTTCCATGGGTAATCTTTGGATGAGCGTGTCTCCGCTATTCTCGCTTGTCATCGCGGCTTTTGGCCTGCTTGTATGGTATAGCGGTGGCAAGTCTGTGCTGCAGGGCGGCATGTCACTAGGCACGTTGACCGCTTATGCCTCTTATTTGGTTATGTTTTTCGGTCCCTTACAGTACTTCGGAGCTTCACTGAATATGATCAACCGAGTTATGGGCTCTGCTGAGCGAATTTTCGAGCTGATGGATGCAGCAAGCGACACGCCAGATCGGGGGGATGCGGTACAGCTGACGGCGGTTCGCGGTGAGATCCGGTTCAATGGCGTACGTTATGGTTATGACAAAAGCCGTGCCGTTCTCAAGGACATGGACTTGACGATCAAGCCTGGCGAAATGGTCGGTTTGGTCGGCCCTTCCGGTGCAGGCAAGTCCACGCTCATTAATCTGGTTTGCCGCTTTTATGACCCGGATGGCGGTAGCATAACGCTGGATGGCATCGACCTGCGGGATATTGCTCAGGAGAGTCTTCGCTCTCGCATTGGCGTTGTGCTGCAAGAAACTTTTCTTTTTGACGGAACTATTGCGCAAAATATCGCCTACGGCAAAAAAGACGCCTCGCCGGAGGAAATCATCGAGGCTGCGCGTCTGGCCAACGCCCATGGCTTCATCTGCGGGCTGCCGGAAGGGTACGAGACACAGGTTGGTGAGCGTGGTCACCGCCTGTCAGGCGGGGAAAAACAGCGCATCGCCATCGCTCGCGCCGTACTGCTCGATCCGGAAATTCTCATCCTCGATGAGGCGACTGCTTCGGTGGATACGGAGACCGAGCGAGCGATCCAGGAGGCTCTGGCCCGCCTCGTGCGCGGCCGCACGACAATTGCTATTGCACATCGGCTGTCAACGCTGCGTGACGCTGATAGGCTCATTGTGTTGGAGCAGGGGCGTATCGTCGAAACTGGCACACACGAGGAACTATACAAGAGCAAAAGAACCTATTATCGTCTCGTGGAATCACAGAAGCAAATGACGGATACTCCTTCGGAGGTAGGTATATGA
- a CDS encoding VanZ like family protein, protein MNRGFRNPGKQARSGRLKALLWGCLLSWIVIIFVLSNQSYQTQSIKPALERKFDAETVTKILPPMSFHYNGQFFMTKFNPYDLVEFLFRKAAHLFIYAVLAAIAWLLLRQYRVNSGLSAFIALSLTALIACLDEYNQQFSLSRTPNPEDVLIDMIGGSLGVVVLYMISKAIRRSKPLLRLIS, encoded by the coding sequence ATGAACAGAGGCTTCCGGAATCCCGGCAAGCAAGCCCGCTCTGGACGGCTTAAAGCACTGTTATGGGGCTGCCTGCTGTCATGGATTGTAATCATTTTTGTTTTATCGAACCAGTCGTATCAGACTCAAAGCATCAAACCAGCGTTGGAGCGCAAGTTTGATGCTGAGACGGTGACCAAGATTCTGCCACCGATGTCTTTCCATTACAACGGCCAGTTTTTTATGACAAAGTTCAATCCCTATGATCTGGTGGAATTCCTTTTCCGAAAGGCGGCTCATCTGTTCATATACGCCGTGCTTGCAGCGATTGCTTGGCTGCTGTTACGCCAATACAGGGTCAACAGTGGCCTTTCTGCATTCATCGCGCTGTCATTGACGGCGCTGATTGCCTGCTTGGACGAGTACAACCAGCAATTTTCCCTATCGCGCACCCCCAACCCCGAGGACGTCCTGATCGATATGATCGGCGGCAGCCTCGGGGTGGTTGTTCTATATATGATCTCGAAGGCGATCCGCAGGTCTAAACCCTTACTCCGCCTCATATCTTAA
- a CDS encoding ABC-2 type transport system permease protein: protein MFDFAALVANENMKIYRRARVWIMLGLLVLLSAAISIIASITSNSPLTMWGMIPIILMIMMPLANIFCIIIAADSVAGEFTQGTIKLLLIRPWSRSKVLLSKYVSVLLFVLFSLVVVYISAFLTNMLVFGYESNALAHQSFGTLNEKMSAWSYMNQFFLMEFISSTVTVTLAFMISAAFRSSGLAIGLSLFIVLMGSSLSQLLGLVNKPWVDYVLFLHLDLARYIGGANPDRGLTFAGTQDPMTLGFSLAVLAGYYIIFMALSWFVFTKRDVAA, encoded by the coding sequence TTGTTTGATTTTGCTGCCCTTGTGGCTAATGAGAATATGAAAATCTATCGGCGGGCTCGCGTCTGGATTATGCTTGGACTTTTGGTTCTGCTATCGGCAGCGATTTCGATTATCGCTTCGATAACGTCAAACTCCCCGCTTACTATGTGGGGCATGATCCCGATTATTCTAATGATTATGATGCCTCTGGCTAATATCTTTTGCATCATCATCGCGGCTGACAGTGTAGCTGGAGAGTTCACGCAAGGTACGATTAAGCTGCTGCTTATCCGCCCTTGGTCTCGCTCCAAGGTGCTTTTATCCAAGTATGTGTCGGTGCTGCTGTTTGTTCTGTTTAGTCTGGTCGTTGTCTATATATCGGCTTTTCTGACCAATATGCTTGTGTTCGGTTATGAAAGTAATGCGTTGGCACATCAGTCATTTGGGACGTTGAACGAGAAAATGTCGGCCTGGTCGTACATGAACCAGTTTTTCCTTATGGAGTTCATTTCCTCCACGGTTACGGTGACTCTTGCCTTCATGATATCCGCAGCATTCCGCAGCAGCGGTTTGGCGATCGGACTTTCTCTGTTCATCGTCTTGATGGGAAGCTCGCTTTCGCAGCTTCTTGGTCTTGTAAATAAACCATGGGTAGACTATGTGTTATTCTTGCATCTCGACCTGGCCCGCTATATCGGCGGAGCAAATCCAGACAGAGGTTTGACGTTTGCTGGTACTCAGGATCCGATGACACTCGGCTTCTCGCTCGCCGTGCTTGCTGGTTACTACATTATCTTCATGGCGCTCTCCTGGTTTGTATTTACCAAACGGGATGTAGCGGCTTAG
- a CDS encoding Capsular polysaccharide biosynthesis protein produces the protein MELKEYLSILAKQKWLIAAIVLLACIATGVKSFFFTTPLYEASAKLVVNQAFEFEGTGRLDYNSMQTNVKIINSYKEIIQSYAILNKVASNFSDLKLDADELRSGLSVSSPADSQVMDLTFVSNSYEQAAKAVNAIAETFRTTNPEIMKVDNVSILNKANTAAPTDSINTSPIVLIFITFVVSFMLAVGLVFLLHYLDDTIKSEKDVEKELELPMLAFITKIENYGTQSRKTPASTTKKVGEGSYATLNQQ, from the coding sequence GTGGAACTGAAAGAGTATTTAAGCATTTTGGCCAAACAAAAGTGGCTCATCGCCGCCATTGTGCTACTGGCCTGCATCGCGACAGGAGTGAAGAGCTTCTTTTTTACAACGCCCCTTTATGAAGCATCGGCCAAGCTGGTCGTCAACCAAGCTTTTGAGTTCGAAGGGACGGGAAGGCTCGATTATAATTCGATGCAGACGAATGTCAAAATCATCAATTCCTACAAAGAAATCATACAATCTTATGCCATTCTGAATAAAGTAGCAAGCAATTTCTCTGATCTGAAACTTGATGCAGATGAGCTGCGCAGCGGACTCAGTGTCAGCTCCCCTGCGGATTCCCAAGTCATGGATTTGACATTTGTCAGCAACTCCTACGAGCAAGCGGCCAAGGCCGTCAATGCCATCGCTGAAACATTCCGTACCACCAACCCGGAAATCATGAAGGTTGACAATGTGAGCATTCTTAATAAAGCCAATACCGCGGCACCGACTGACAGCATCAATACAAGCCCGATTGTGCTTATTTTTATTACGTTTGTCGTGTCGTTCATGCTCGCCGTCGGTCTTGTATTCTTGCTGCATTATTTGGACGACACGATCAAATCCGAGAAGGACGTGGAGAAGGAACTGGAGCTGCCGATGCTTGCGTTCATTACAAAAATCGAAAACTACGGCACACAGTCCCGCAAAACACCCGCTTCGACAACGAAAAAGGTAGGGGAGGGTTCCTATGCCACGCTCAACCAACAATAA
- a CDS encoding ABC-2 type transport system ATP-binding protein — MQLKQVTKRIGGKTIIDNLTLDLPQGEVFGFLGPNGSGKTTTIRMMVGLMKLTEGDIVIGGSSIRTDFEKAIRNVGAIVENPEMYKYLSGYRNLLHYARMVPGISRNRIDEVIRLTGLEKRIEDKVKTYSLGMRQRLGVAQALLHKPSLLILDEPTNGLDPAGIRELRDYLRRLAVEEGTTVFVSSHLLSEMELMCDQAAIIQAGKLIDIRSLRPGGVDSNGMGVSVPGQVLFEVDRPDEAARLLQEEIRTADGVPAKLHIRSAEGAILLDAMREDIAELNGLLVRGGIRVYSIRSVSKSLEDQFLEVTGGESVV, encoded by the coding sequence GTGCAACTGAAACAAGTAACCAAACGAATTGGTGGCAAAACCATCATCGACAACCTGACTCTTGATCTTCCTCAAGGTGAGGTGTTCGGCTTCCTCGGGCCTAACGGCTCGGGCAAAACAACGACGATCCGCATGATGGTTGGCTTAATGAAACTGACTGAGGGGGATATTGTCATCGGCGGATCGAGTATCCGCACGGATTTCGAGAAAGCGATCCGCAATGTGGGAGCTATCGTAGAAAACCCGGAGATGTACAAATATCTGAGTGGTTATCGTAACCTGTTGCACTATGCACGTATGGTGCCGGGCATCAGCCGCAACCGGATTGACGAGGTCATCCGGCTAACGGGTCTGGAAAAGCGAATCGAGGATAAGGTTAAGACCTACTCGCTTGGCATGAGGCAGAGGCTGGGGGTTGCCCAGGCGTTGCTGCATAAACCTTCCCTGCTTATTCTTGACGAGCCGACCAACGGTCTCGACCCGGCAGGTATTCGTGAGCTTCGGGATTATTTGCGGAGGTTAGCGGTGGAAGAAGGGACCACGGTATTCGTATCTAGCCATCTATTGTCCGAAATGGAACTGATGTGCGACCAGGCAGCGATCATCCAAGCTGGCAAGCTTATCGACATTCGTTCGCTGCGCCCTGGAGGCGTGGACAGTAATGGCATGGGTGTAAGTGTTCCTGGGCAGGTTCTCTTCGAGGTGGACCGTCCGGACGAAGCTGCTCGCCTGCTTCAGGAGGAGATCCGCACAGCGGACGGCGTGCCTGCCAAGCTCCATATCCGCAGCGCAGAAGGAGCAATCCTGCTGGACGCGATGCGAGAGGACATTGCTGAGCTCAATGGGCTGCTTGTCCGCGGAGGCATCCGAGTGTATAGCATCCGCTCCGTGAGCAAGTCACTCGAAGATCAATTCCTGGAAGTAACAGGAGGTGAGTCGGTTGTTTGA